From Polaribacter butkevichii, a single genomic window includes:
- a CDS encoding electron transfer flavoprotein subunit beta/FixA family protein, which produces MKILVCISHVPDTTSKINFTENDTKFDTNGVQFVINPYDEFCLTRAMWFKEKQGATVTIVNVGGAETEPTLRKALAIGADNAIRVNVNPTDGLQVAKELAAVVKNGGYDLVLAGKESADYNGQMVPGMLASLTDFNFINGCVGIEVDGRSVSATREIDGGNETLSSNLPLVIGGQKGVVEEKDLRIPNMRGIMMARKKPLQVIEGVGATAATSVQSFEKPAPKGAVKLVDADNVDELISLLHNEAKVI; this is translated from the coding sequence ATGAAAATATTAGTTTGTATTAGTCACGTTCCTGATACCACGTCTAAGATTAATTTTACAGAAAATGATACAAAGTTCGATACCAACGGAGTTCAGTTTGTAATTAATCCTTACGATGAGTTTTGCTTAACAAGAGCAATGTGGTTTAAAGAAAAACAAGGAGCAACTGTAACCATTGTAAATGTTGGTGGAGCAGAAACAGAACCAACATTACGTAAAGCTTTAGCTATTGGTGCAGATAATGCAATTCGTGTAAATGTAAACCCAACAGACGGGTTACAAGTAGCAAAAGAATTAGCTGCAGTTGTTAAAAATGGTGGATACGATTTAGTATTGGCAGGAAAAGAATCTGCAGATTATAACGGACAAATGGTTCCTGGAATGTTAGCCTCTTTAACAGATTTTAATTTTATAAATGGTTGTGTGGGCATAGAAGTAGACGGTAGAAGCGTTTCTGCAACAAGAGAAATTGATGGAGGTAATGAAACCTTATCATCAAACCTACCTTTAGTTATAGGAGGTCAAAAAGGAGTTGTAGAAGAAAAAGACTTACGCATACCAAATATGCGTGGTATTATGATGGCACGTAAAAAACCTTTACAAGTTATAGAAGGAGTAGGTGCAACAGCAGCTACAAGTGTTCAGTCTTTTGAAAAACCAGCACCAAAAGGAGCCGTAAAATTAGTAGATGCAGACAATGTAGATGAGTTAATTAGCTTATTACATAACGAAGCAAAAGTAATATAA
- a CDS encoding electron transfer flavoprotein subunit alpha/FixB family protein — protein sequence MSVLVFAESSEGKFKKTAFEVVSYGKKVAEQLGTNVVALTINANDSSELYTYGAEKVVTVSNDALNTFNAKQYAAIVTEVAKAQSATVVVVDSSIDGLYLAPLVAVDLEAGCVSNVVAAPSSTSPFTVKRKTFSNKTFSNTVISTDHKVIGVAKNSYGVHENPVAGSTEAFEPAIAASGVTSEKVERVTGKVTIADADIVVSAGRGLKGPENWGMIEELADVLGAASACSKPVSDLGWRPHSEHVGQTGKPVAANLYIAIGISGAIQHLAGINASKVKVVINTDPEAPFFKAADYGIVGDAFEVVPKLIEKLKAFKAS from the coding sequence ATGTCTGTTTTAGTTTTTGCCGAATCATCGGAAGGAAAATTTAAGAAAACTGCTTTTGAAGTAGTTTCATATGGAAAAAAAGTTGCAGAACAATTAGGTACTAATGTTGTTGCATTAACAATAAACGCTAACGATTCATCAGAATTATATACATACGGAGCAGAAAAAGTAGTAACAGTATCTAACGATGCTTTAAATACTTTTAATGCAAAACAATATGCCGCTATAGTTACAGAAGTAGCAAAAGCCCAAAGTGCAACGGTTGTTGTTGTAGACTCTAGTATAGATGGTTTGTATTTAGCACCACTAGTAGCTGTAGATTTAGAAGCAGGTTGTGTATCTAACGTAGTAGCTGCACCATCAAGCACAAGCCCGTTTACAGTAAAAAGAAAAACATTTTCTAACAAAACATTTTCTAACACTGTAATCTCTACAGATCATAAAGTAATCGGAGTCGCTAAAAACTCTTACGGAGTTCATGAGAATCCTGTTGCCGGATCTACAGAAGCTTTTGAACCTGCCATTGCAGCATCTGGAGTAACATCAGAAAAAGTAGAAAGAGTTACCGGTAAAGTTACCATTGCAGATGCAGACATTGTAGTTTCTGCAGGTAGAGGTTTAAAAGGACCAGAAAATTGGGGTATGATAGAAGAATTGGCAGACGTTTTAGGTGCTGCAAGTGCTTGTTCTAAACCCGTTTCAGATTTAGGATGGCGTCCACATTCAGAACACGTAGGGCAAACAGGTAAGCCTGTAGCTGCAAACCTATATATTGCCATCGGAATTTCTGGTGCAATTCAGCATTTAGCAGGTATCAATGCCTCTAAAGTAAAAGTAGTTATCAACACAGATCCAGAAGCACCTTTCTTTAAGGCGGCAGATTACGGAATTGTTGGCGATGCTTTTGAAGTTGTGCCAAAATTAATCGAAAAATTAAAAGCATTTAAAGCTTCTTAA
- a CDS encoding bifunctional nuclease family protein yields the protein MSLIQLTIKGISYSQTQSGAYALVLSEMEGTRTLPIIIGAFEAQSIAIALEAEIKPPRPLTHDLFKSFSDRFSITVKEVIIHKLVDGVFFSSLICERDGVEETIDARTSDAIAIAVRFQAPIYTYENILEKAGIFLKIEEEFGIEDETSESDEVSLELEDLVVKKDTPFSGVSLEELHNQLNNAVSDENYELAAKIRDEISKRS from the coding sequence ATGAGTTTAATACAACTAACTATAAAAGGTATTTCTTACAGTCAAACTCAAAGCGGTGCTTATGCATTGGTTTTAAGTGAAATGGAAGGAACAAGAACCTTACCTATTATTATAGGAGCTTTCGAAGCACAATCTATTGCCATTGCTTTAGAAGCAGAAATTAAGCCACCAAGACCACTTACACACGATTTGTTTAAATCATTTTCAGACCGTTTTTCTATCACGGTAAAAGAAGTAATTATTCATAAATTAGTAGACGGAGTCTTCTTTTCTAGTTTAATTTGTGAAAGAGATGGGGTAGAAGAAACAATAGATGCTAGAACTTCAGACGCAATTGCAATTGCAGTTCGTTTTCAAGCCCCAATTTATACCTATGAAAATATCCTAGAAAAAGCAGGTATTTTTCTTAAAATAGAAGAAGAATTTGGTATAGAAGATGAAACTTCAGAATCAGATGAAGTTTCATTAGAGCTAGAAGATTTGGTTGTTAAAAAAGACACCCCTTTTTCTGGAGTATCTTTAGAAGAACTACACAATCAATTAAATAATGCTGTTAGTGATGAAAATTACGAATTAGCAGCAAAAATTAGAGACGAAATTAGCAAACGCTCTTAA
- a CDS encoding NupC/NupG family nucleoside CNT transporter, with translation MKKIFIVVFCLCSISMFSQNTETVSAVTEIIPSQGFSIGSLWRGVLGMFALITIAFLFSANKKAIDWKKVAIGLALQLLIAIGVLKVEFIQSIFEFVGGIFIEILAYTKAGSEFLFAGIVGDMNKFGYIFAFQVLPTIIFFSALTSLLFYLGIIQKVVKVLAIVLSKFLGISGMESLSVAGNIFLGQTEAPLLIKAYLEKMNKSEMLLVMIGGMATVAGAVLAAYIGFLGGGDKALELVFAKHLLAASVMAAPGAIVISKILYPQTEEVNTDVAVSQEKIGANILDAIANGTTEGLRLAVNVGAMLLVFVAIIAMLNGILGAVASFDGFTIEYLNLEWRFTSVNQLIAENTLYDGLSLEFILGYIFAPLMWLIGVAKEDMALMGQLLGIKLAASEFVGYIQLAELKNVASATHLTYNKSVIMATYMLCGFANFASIGIQIGGIGSLAPGQRKVLSEFGIKALIGGTIASLMSATIAGMIIG, from the coding sequence ATGAAAAAAATATTCATTGTCGTTTTTTGTTTGTGCTCAATTTCAATGTTTTCTCAAAATACAGAAACCGTTTCTGCTGTTACAGAAATAATACCTAGTCAAGGTTTTTCAATAGGTAGTTTGTGGAGAGGAGTTTTAGGAATGTTTGCGTTAATTACCATTGCTTTTTTATTTAGTGCCAACAAAAAAGCAATCGACTGGAAAAAAGTTGCTATTGGTTTAGCATTACAATTATTAATAGCTATAGGTGTTTTAAAAGTAGAATTTATTCAATCTATTTTCGAATTTGTTGGAGGAATTTTTATAGAAATATTAGCCTACACAAAAGCAGGTAGTGAGTTTCTATTTGCAGGTATTGTAGGAGATATGAATAAGTTTGGTTACATATTTGCTTTTCAGGTATTACCAACAATTATATTCTTTTCTGCCTTAACATCTTTATTATTCTATTTAGGTATTATTCAAAAAGTAGTAAAAGTTTTAGCTATTGTTTTATCAAAATTTTTAGGTATTTCTGGTATGGAAAGCCTTTCTGTAGCAGGTAATATCTTTTTAGGACAAACAGAAGCTCCACTTTTAATAAAAGCTTATTTAGAAAAAATGAATAAGTCAGAAATGTTACTGGTAATGATTGGTGGTATGGCCACTGTTGCAGGTGCAGTTTTGGCAGCATATATTGGTTTTTTAGGTGGTGGAGACAAAGCATTAGAGTTAGTATTTGCTAAACATTTATTAGCAGCTTCTGTAATGGCAGCTCCAGGAGCTATTGTGATTTCTAAAATATTATACCCGCAAACGGAGGAAGTAAATACAGATGTAGCTGTTTCTCAAGAAAAAATAGGGGCCAATATTTTAGATGCTATTGCAAACGGTACTACAGAGGGTTTACGTTTAGCAGTAAATGTAGGGGCTATGCTTTTAGTTTTTGTAGCTATTATTGCAATGTTAAATGGTATTTTAGGTGCAGTTGCTTCTTTTGATGGTTTTACAATAGAGTATTTAAATTTAGAATGGCGTTTTACTTCTGTTAACCAATTAATAGCAGAAAACACGCTTTATGATGGACTTTCTTTAGAGTTTATTTTAGGATATATATTTGCTCCTCTAATGTGGCTTATTGGAGTTGCTAAAGAAGATATGGCACTAATGGGGCAATTACTTGGAATTAAATTAGCTGCAAGTGAGTTTGTAGGATATATACAATTAGCCGAATTAAAAAATGTAGCAAGTGCAACGCATTTAACTTATAATAAATCTGTAATTATGGCAACTTATATGTTGTGTGGTTTTGCAAATTTTGCTTCTATAGGTATTCAAATTGGAGGTATTGGTTCTTTAGCTCCTGGGCAACGTAAAGTCTTGTCAGAATTTGGTATAAAAGCTTTAATAGGTGGTACCATTGCTTCTTTAATGTCTGCAACAATTGCAGGTATGATTATAGGATAG
- a CDS encoding thymidylate synthase: MKQYHDLVQHVLENGNEKGDRTGTGTKSVFGYQMRFDLSEGFPMVTTKKLHLKSIIYELLWFIKGDTNIKYLQENGVRIWNDWADENGDLGPVYGHQWRNWNSDEVDQLKEVITSLKNNPNSRRMLVSAWNPSVLPDTSVSFSENVANGKAALPPCHAFFQFYVADGKLSCQLYQRSADIFLGVPFNIASYALFTMMIAQVCGYEAGEFIHTFGDAHIYNNHKEQLELQLSRDIRPLPKMKINTAIKDIEDFTFEDFELLNYNPHPHIKGKVAV, translated from the coding sequence ATGAAACAATATCACGACTTAGTACAACACGTTTTAGAAAACGGAAACGAAAAAGGAGACAGAACAGGTACAGGAACAAAAAGTGTTTTTGGCTATCAAATGCGTTTTGATTTAAGTGAGGGTTTCCCAATGGTAACAACCAAAAAATTGCACTTAAAATCTATTATTTATGAACTGTTATGGTTTATAAAAGGAGATACAAATATTAAGTATTTACAAGAAAATGGCGTAAGAATCTGGAATGATTGGGCAGATGAAAATGGAGATTTAGGTCCGGTTTATGGACATCAATGGCGTAATTGGAATAGTGATGAGGTAGATCAATTAAAGGAGGTGATTACTTCTTTAAAAAACAATCCTAACTCAAGAAGAATGTTGGTTTCTGCTTGGAATCCTTCGGTTCTTCCAGATACTTCAGTTTCATTTTCAGAAAATGTAGCCAACGGAAAAGCAGCGTTACCACCTTGTCATGCTTTTTTTCAATTTTATGTTGCAGACGGTAAATTATCTTGTCAGTTATATCAACGCAGTGCAGATATCTTTTTAGGTGTTCCTTTTAATATTGCTTCTTATGCGTTATTTACCATGATGATAGCTCAAGTTTGTGGTTATGAAGCAGGAGAGTTTATACATACTTTTGGAGATGCTCATATTTATAACAATCATAAAGAGCAATTAGAGTTGCAATTATCTAGAGATATTAGACCGCTACCAAAAATGAAAATAAATACAGCGATTAAAGATATCGAAGATTTTACTTTCGAAGATTTTGAGTTGTTAAATTACAATCCTCATCCTCATATTAAAGGAAAGGTTGCTGTTTAA
- a CDS encoding isoamylase early set domain-containing protein, which yields MAIKKQFLKSKPVCKVTFTVPAAEAKKVVVVGSFNEWNEDAAPLKKLKNGSFKGTVDLETGKSYEFKYLIDGAYLNEEEADGFAWSDYANAENSVLSL from the coding sequence ATGGCAATAAAAAAACAATTTTTAAAGAGTAAACCAGTTTGTAAAGTAACTTTTACTGTACCTGCTGCAGAGGCTAAAAAAGTAGTAGTTGTAGGAAGCTTTAATGAGTGGAATGAAGACGCTGCTCCTTTAAAGAAATTGAAAAATGGTTCATTCAAAGGTACTGTAGATTTAGAAACAGGAAAATCTTATGAGTTTAAATATTTAATAGATGGTGCTTATTTAAACGAAGAAGAGGCAGACGGATTTGCATGGAGTGATTATGCAAATGCAGAAAATAGCGTATTAAGCTTATAA
- a CDS encoding dihydrofolate reductase, whose translation MVTIIAAIAKDNALGKDNDLIWHLPADLKRFKKVTSGHHILMGRNTFESIGKPLPNRTTIIITRNKNYFKEGCLIAHSLEEAIALVENDDAIYIIGGAQIYKEAIKKDLVDQLDITKVHHHFEADVFFPEIDLNIWKETNREDFKADEKNKFDYSFLSFQKKAI comes from the coding sequence ATGGTTACAATAATAGCGGCAATTGCAAAGGATAATGCTTTAGGTAAAGACAATGATTTAATTTGGCATCTACCTGCAGATTTAAAAAGATTTAAAAAGGTTACTTCTGGTCATCATATATTAATGGGCAGAAATACTTTTGAGTCTATAGGAAAACCTTTACCAAATAGAACCACTATTATTATCACTAGAAATAAAAATTATTTTAAAGAGGGATGTTTAATAGCGCATAGTTTAGAGGAAGCAATAGCTTTGGTAGAAAATGATGATGCTATTTATATAATTGGTGGTGCACAAATTTATAAGGAGGCCATTAAAAAGGATTTAGTAGATCAACTAGACATAACTAAGGTTCATCATCATTTTGAAGCAGATGTTTTTTTTCCAGAAATAGATTTAAATATTTGGAAAGAAACAAATAGAGAAGATTTTAAAGCCGACGAAAAAAATAAATTTGATTATAGTTTTCTAAGTTTTCAAAAGAAAGCTATCTAA
- a CDS encoding DUF6146 family protein, giving the protein MKLFKQILLLFSLAIFFWACGSSNLKNNNSQEEKPVIIANDSLEYQVIIIDPGFNLFLNSVAQPEGYYSQQYLETRNQFWVTTWNNRARNPNQFNANIYENIIDYQPNIDYGYEVNYKLFNYFLFAQQKYKMNLGGGFRSGRIR; this is encoded by the coding sequence ATGAAACTTTTTAAACAAATACTTTTATTATTTTCTCTTGCAATCTTTTTTTGGGCTTGTGGTTCATCAAACTTAAAAAACAATAATTCGCAAGAAGAAAAACCTGTAATTATTGCAAATGATAGTTTAGAATACCAGGTTATAATAATTGATCCTGGTTTTAATTTATTCTTAAATTCTGTAGCGCAGCCAGAAGGATATTATTCTCAGCAATATCTAGAAACTAGAAACCAGTTTTGGGTAACTACATGGAATAATAGAGCTAGAAATCCTAATCAATTTAATGCTAACATTTATGAAAACATCATTGATTATCAACCAAACATAGATTATGGTTATGAAGTAAATTACAAACTGTTTAATTACTTTTTATTTGCGCAACAAAAATATAAAATGAATTTAGGTGGCGGGTTTAGATCTGGTAGAATTAGATAG
- a CDS encoding DNA-3-methyladenine glycosylase I, whose product MKQRCFWVTDSELYKKYHDCEWGTPVYDDETLFEFLILETFQAGLSWITILNKRENFRKAFDNFDYKKIATYSESKYESLLLDAGIIRNKLKIRSAITNAKLFMEIQKEFGSFSKFIWGYVNEKPILNKFKKRADVPATTDLSDKISKDLKKRGFKFVGSTVVYAYMQAVGMVNDHTTDCFRYPK is encoded by the coding sequence ATGAAACAAAGATGCTTTTGGGTAACAGACAGTGAGTTGTATAAAAAATACCACGATTGCGAGTGGGGAACACCTGTTTATGATGATGAAACCTTGTTTGAGTTTTTAATTTTAGAAACCTTTCAGGCGGGTTTAAGTTGGATAACAATTTTAAATAAAAGAGAAAACTTTAGAAAAGCTTTTGATAATTTCGATTATAAGAAAATTGCAACTTATTCCGAAAGTAAATACGAGTCTTTATTACTAGATGCTGGTATTATCCGTAATAAGCTTAAAATAAGAAGTGCCATTACCAATGCCAAATTATTTATGGAGATTCAAAAAGAATTTGGTTCATTTTCTAAGTTTATTTGGGGGTATGTAAATGAAAAACCGATTCTTAATAAGTTTAAAAAAAGAGCAGACGTACCTGCTACAACAGACTTATCCGATAAGATTTCTAAAGATTTAAAAAAGAGAGGATTTAAGTTTGTGGGTTCCACGGTAGTATATGCATATATGCAAGCAGTTGGTATGGTAAATGATCATACTACAGATTGTTTTAGGTATCCGAAATAA
- a CDS encoding dipeptidyl-peptidase 3 family protein has product MNIKQIIYAFSAAVLLVSCTAESKKETKDETVKVAGEFNYFVEQFADIKVLRYKIPGFEELTLKEKELVYYLTQAGLSGRDIMWDQNYRYNLSIRKALESINKNYKGDRESKDFKLFKTYLKRVWFSNGIHHHYSNDKIKPEFTEAYFTNDLLKNSNTELSSEIVAILFNDVDDKKVTKKAGIDNILSSAINFYQSDITDKEVADFYKTAYKGPKDQPIEAGLNSKLVRENGKLVEKVWKSGGMYGTAIDHVIGWLEKAKAVAENNKQANALGLLIEYYKTGSLDVWDQYCIAWATSTEGNIDWINGFIEVYNDPKGYRGSYETVVQIKDFDMSRKMKVLSENAQWFEDNAPLDPTHKKENVVGVSYKTVNVAGEAGDASPSTPIGVNLPNNNWIRQQHGSKSVSLGNIIGAYNNAGGTGRLKEFANDEEEIKLEEKYGQIADKLHTALHEVVGHASGKINEGIGQPKETLQNYASTMEEGRADLVGLYYLMDPKIEELGLTDNWKETGMAAYDGYIRNGLMTQLVRIDLGNDIEEDHMVNRQWVSAWAFEQGKKDNVIEKIVRDGKTYFNINDYSKLREIFGRLLKEAQRIKSEGDFEAAKNLVEGYGVKVDQQIHKEVIERNKQFTSAPYSGFVNPVLVPALDENENIIDVKVTQPKSFEEQMLFYSKNYNFLGTEN; this is encoded by the coding sequence ATGAATATAAAACAGATAATTTATGCTTTTTCGGCAGCTGTACTACTAGTTTCTTGTACGGCAGAATCGAAAAAAGAAACAAAAGATGAAACCGTAAAAGTAGCGGGTGAATTTAATTATTTTGTAGAGCAATTTGCAGATATTAAAGTATTACGTTACAAAATACCCGGTTTCGAAGAACTTACCTTAAAAGAAAAAGAACTTGTGTATTATTTAACACAAGCAGGTTTGTCTGGTAGAGATATAATGTGGGATCAAAACTATCGCTACAATTTAAGTATTAGAAAGGCTTTAGAAAGTATCAACAAAAACTATAAGGGCGATAGAGAAAGTAAAGATTTTAAATTGTTTAAAACCTATTTAAAAAGAGTTTGGTTTTCTAACGGAATTCATCATCATTATTCTAATGATAAAATTAAACCAGAGTTTACAGAAGCCTATTTTACAAACGATTTATTAAAAAACTCAAATACAGAATTGTCATCAGAAATTGTTGCTATTTTATTTAATGATGTTGATGATAAAAAGGTGACTAAAAAAGCAGGAATTGATAATATTTTATCTTCTGCAATTAACTTTTATCAATCTGATATTACAGATAAAGAAGTAGCAGATTTTTATAAAACAGCATACAAAGGGCCAAAAGATCAGCCAATTGAAGCAGGTTTAAATTCTAAATTAGTTCGTGAAAACGGAAAATTAGTAGAAAAAGTATGGAAATCTGGCGGAATGTATGGTACTGCCATTGACCATGTTATTGGTTGGTTAGAAAAAGCAAAAGCTGTAGCAGAAAACAACAAGCAAGCAAATGCTTTAGGTTTGTTAATTGAGTATTATAAAACGGGTAGTTTAGATGTTTGGGATCAATATTGTATTGCTTGGGCAACATCAACAGAAGGAAATATCGATTGGATTAATGGTTTTATAGAAGTGTATAACGATCCAAAAGGATATAGAGGTTCTTATGAAACGGTGGTTCAAATAAAAGATTTTGACATGTCTCGTAAAATGAAAGTTTTGTCTGAAAACGCACAATGGTTTGAAGATAATGCGCCTTTAGATCCAACGCATAAAAAAGAAAATGTGGTTGGAGTTTCTTACAAAACAGTAAATGTAGCAGGAGAAGCAGGTGATGCATCACCTAGTACACCAATTGGAGTAAATTTACCTAATAATAATTGGATTCGTCAACAACATGGTTCTAAGTCCGTTTCTTTAGGAAACATTATTGGAGCTTATAATAATGCAGGCGGAACAGGACGTTTAAAAGAATTTGCAAATGATGAAGAAGAAATTAAGTTAGAAGAAAAGTACGGACAAATTGCAGATAAATTACATACTGCTTTGCATGAAGTTGTTGGTCATGCTTCTGGTAAAATAAACGAAGGCATTGGTCAACCTAAAGAAACGCTTCAAAATTATGCTTCTACTATGGAGGAAGGACGTGCAGATTTAGTTGGTTTGTATTATTTAATGGATCCTAAAATTGAAGAATTAGGTTTAACGGATAATTGGAAAGAAACAGGAATGGCTGCTTACGATGGTTATATTAGAAACGGATTAATGACACAATTGGTTAGAATTGATTTAGGAAATGATATTGAAGAAGACCACATGGTTAACAGACAATGGGTTTCTGCTTGGGCATTTGAGCAAGGTAAAAAAGACAATGTAATAGAGAAGATTGTAAGGGATGGTAAAACATATTTTAATATAAATGATTATAGTAAATTAAGAGAAATTTTTGGAAGACTTTTAAAAGAAGCACAACGTATAAAATCTGAAGGAGATTTTGAAGCAGCCAAAAATTTAGTAGAGGGGTATGGTGTAAAAGTAGATCAGCAAATACATAAAGAGGTTATTGAAAGAAATAAACAATTTACATCTGCACCTTATAGTGGTTTTGTAAACCCTGTTTTAGTGCCTGCATTAGATGAAAATGAAAACATTATAGATGTTAAGGTAACGCAACCTAAAAGTTTTGAAGAGCAAATGTTATTTTACTCTAAAAATTATAACTTTTTAGGAACAGAAAATTAA
- a CDS encoding PorP/SprF family type IX secretion system membrane protein: MIYKNPLSNLKIEYLYRQHFIVVLFVILFNAITYAQQAPHYTQYMYNMQILNPAFVGSRSDLNISFLSRQQWVGYEGAPETQTFSINARSINGFGFGATVINDKLGLTNSTNINIDASYTIPTSRYGRLSFGLKGGLTFFNNNLANAITPDNESYASTKGRFPNIGFGGLYYDDTFFIGLSIPNLLKSTQFKTVDNVDNNYGINNHNYFLATGMIFDLSQDYKFKPSTIIKYSPSLPVSIDINSNLIYKDKFEAGVSYRYENSVSALFAIIFNKKYRVGYSYDYKLANYGSNLSSHEIILTFDFDLKRNSHWLYHNRCYF; the protein is encoded by the coding sequence ATGATATACAAAAACCCCCTAAGTAATTTAAAAATTGAATACCTATATAGGCAGCACTTTATTGTTGTGCTATTTGTTATTTTATTTAACGCAATTACATACGCTCAGCAAGCTCCGCATTACACACAATATATGTACAATATGCAGATTTTAAACCCTGCTTTTGTTGGTTCTAGATCAGATTTAAACATCTCTTTTCTATCTCGTCAACAATGGGTAGGTTATGAAGGAGCGCCAGAAACTCAAACTTTTTCTATAAATGCTAGATCTATAAATGGTTTTGGTTTTGGAGCAACAGTTATAAACGACAAATTAGGCTTAACAAATAGCACCAACATAAATATAGATGCTTCTTACACCATTCCTACTTCTAGATACGGACGCTTGTCTTTTGGATTAAAAGGAGGTTTAACCTTTTTTAATAATAACTTAGCAAATGCAATAACACCAGATAACGAATCTTATGCCTCTACCAAAGGTAGATTTCCAAACATAGGTTTTGGAGGATTGTATTATGATGATACCTTTTTTATAGGATTATCAATACCTAACTTATTAAAATCAACTCAATTTAAAACAGTAGATAATGTTGATAATAATTACGGTATAAATAATCATAATTACTTTTTAGCAACAGGAATGATTTTCGATTTATCTCAAGATTATAAATTTAAACCATCAACAATTATAAAATACTCCCCTAGTTTACCTGTTTCTATAGACATCAATTCTAATTTAATTTATAAAGATAAGTTTGAAGCAGGCGTATCTTATCGTTATGAAAACTCTGTAAGCGCATTATTTGCTATTATCTTCAATAAAAAATATAGAGTTGGTTATTCTTATGATTATAAGTTGGCTAATTACGGTAGTAATTTAAGTTCTCATGAAATTATACTAACCTTTGATTTCGACCTAAAAAGAAACTCACATTGGTTATACCATAATCGTTGTTATTTTTAA